The Streptomyces sp. NBC_00691 genome has a segment encoding these proteins:
- the pglZ gene encoding BREX-2 system phosphatase PglZ, whose protein sequence is MSETVIAAPASAGLARLTAGTVRQYLAARSRLGDGTVRVLLLRADPAWDGPAVLQTAGVLRARVAVGPSVLAVHEQILGHLDAATAPDPKVLVVLTDREDTDLDPGLLARVYGGRIRSVDNWEVVQEAFDARGLDGRLRSETWAAEALLDAAATRGWPSLGKGVLSRDEALTRLARRRLRLGRHDTDALGGPAAHDDGDRIDPVALFRWALTPGGPDLLRELRGPERAGLARFLAEPEQGGSTGKIITALVNAEHGADAAAYAVVCAALWGHAEADHDLYRARGRAERWLGEQPPAQGDDLDRLLASFGSSGEAFVRGLVDRGEHRLADPVLTRAAQLVAQFGAQAAATASPLLSAGLDARFTAAGRALAEGGTDTITAAVIALADHALAADGATRARIERVRMAARLRQWLAGSPEADIASVADGTARQICELGWVDRALEHLEAGGDPDDVLADAYSRIGAQVRDKRRELDRAFSERLAVWTAGGTAPGAMLTVESLLDRVVAPVVATPGRRVLLLLVDGMSAAIAAELGEELRGQWAEFDPLPTVAGPPVRRAVAAALPTLTTVSRTSLFAGTLMKGDQNDEKRLFPQHSCWNGAPAVVFHKDDLRGPDTGSPFSTALTEALADDRTHVAVVLNTVDDRLGKEQKLGDGAWQAKEIGGLEPLLRAARAFGMTVLLTSDHGHVVERRGTKLDAASGTIGSARHRTPGGPVAPAEIELSGPRVVWPEPGSRIVALRDHDTRYTALKAGYHGGATLAEFTIPLLALLPFGAEPPIGWRELGDPTPSWWTEDAEGGGVVEAGAKNEAGTGGVPEAAVASPRRKQNRKAAPPAPEGAISLFGEEEVAPPVAQEPAEPAAEPETAPTSNQSEDPAVALVERLMATELYQAQLDLLARKPRDKTVLPRGLVALVEAGTLPMTALAERAGQPATRAPGFAATLAQLLNYDGAQILEILPDNRTLRLHRAQLIEQFGL, encoded by the coding sequence ATGTCCGAGACCGTCATCGCAGCGCCCGCGTCCGCTGGTCTTGCCCGGCTGACGGCGGGTACCGTCCGCCAGTACCTGGCCGCGCGCAGCCGGCTCGGTGACGGCACGGTCCGCGTCCTGCTGCTGCGGGCCGATCCGGCCTGGGACGGGCCCGCCGTGCTACAGACTGCGGGCGTGCTGCGGGCGCGCGTGGCCGTCGGTCCCTCGGTATTGGCCGTACATGAGCAGATCCTGGGCCACCTCGACGCGGCAACTGCCCCCGACCCCAAGGTCCTGGTCGTCCTCACCGACCGCGAGGACACCGACCTCGACCCCGGGCTGCTTGCCCGCGTCTACGGCGGCAGGATCCGGTCCGTCGACAACTGGGAAGTCGTGCAAGAGGCGTTCGACGCACGCGGCCTCGACGGGCGACTGCGCAGCGAGACCTGGGCGGCCGAAGCGCTCCTGGACGCGGCGGCCACCCGCGGCTGGCCCTCGTTGGGCAAGGGAGTGCTCTCCCGAGACGAGGCACTCACCCGACTGGCCAGGCGCCGTCTCAGGCTCGGCCGCCACGACACGGATGCGCTGGGCGGGCCGGCCGCACACGACGACGGAGACCGCATCGACCCCGTCGCCCTGTTCCGATGGGCCCTTACCCCTGGCGGCCCCGACCTCCTGCGCGAACTGCGCGGACCGGAACGGGCAGGCTTGGCCCGCTTCCTCGCCGAACCCGAACAAGGCGGCTCGACCGGAAAGATCATCACCGCCTTGGTGAACGCCGAACACGGGGCCGACGCAGCCGCGTACGCGGTCGTCTGCGCCGCCCTGTGGGGGCACGCGGAGGCCGACCACGACTTGTACCGGGCGCGAGGGCGCGCCGAGCGGTGGCTCGGTGAACAGCCTCCTGCCCAGGGCGACGACCTCGACAGACTTCTGGCCTCCTTCGGATCCAGTGGCGAGGCGTTCGTCCGCGGGCTTGTCGACCGAGGCGAGCACCGGCTCGCCGACCCGGTTCTGACTCGGGCCGCACAGCTCGTGGCACAGTTCGGGGCACAGGCTGCCGCGACTGCCAGCCCGCTGCTCTCGGCTGGGCTCGATGCCCGCTTCACTGCGGCTGGTCGTGCCCTTGCCGAGGGCGGCACCGACACGATCACCGCTGCCGTCATCGCGCTGGCCGACCATGCTCTGGCCGCCGACGGCGCCACCCGCGCGCGAATCGAGCGGGTGAGGATGGCGGCGCGGTTGCGGCAGTGGCTTGCCGGCTCGCCTGAGGCCGATATCGCCTCGGTCGCTGACGGCACCGCCCGCCAGATCTGCGAGCTCGGCTGGGTAGACCGGGCCTTGGAACACCTCGAAGCGGGCGGCGACCCGGACGACGTTCTCGCCGACGCGTACAGCCGGATCGGCGCGCAGGTGCGGGACAAGCGCCGCGAGCTGGACCGTGCATTCTCCGAGCGGCTCGCGGTGTGGACCGCGGGTGGCACCGCCCCCGGCGCCATGCTCACCGTGGAGAGCTTGCTGGACCGTGTTGTTGCACCCGTCGTGGCCACCCCCGGCCGACGGGTCCTGCTCCTGCTCGTGGATGGGATGAGCGCGGCGATAGCTGCGGAGCTTGGCGAAGAACTCCGGGGACAGTGGGCGGAGTTCGACCCGCTGCCCACCGTGGCCGGACCGCCCGTCCGGCGTGCCGTGGCTGCCGCGCTGCCCACCCTCACGACCGTATCCCGGACCTCGTTGTTCGCGGGCACCCTGATGAAGGGCGACCAGAACGACGAGAAGCGGCTCTTCCCCCAGCACTCCTGCTGGAACGGGGCACCGGCGGTCGTATTCCACAAGGATGACCTGCGCGGCCCGGACACCGGCTCGCCCTTCTCCACTGCCCTCACTGAAGCCCTCGCCGACGACCGGACCCATGTCGCGGTCGTACTCAACACGGTCGACGACCGCCTCGGCAAGGAGCAGAAACTCGGCGACGGCGCGTGGCAGGCCAAGGAAATCGGCGGTCTGGAACCGTTGCTGCGCGCTGCCCGCGCGTTCGGCATGACCGTGCTACTCACCTCCGACCACGGACACGTAGTCGAGCGGCGCGGCACCAAGCTCGACGCGGCCAGCGGCACGATCGGCTCGGCCCGCCACCGCACTCCTGGTGGACCCGTCGCCCCGGCCGAGATCGAGCTGTCCGGACCTCGGGTGGTCTGGCCGGAGCCCGGATCGCGAATCGTCGCGCTGCGGGACCACGACACCCGGTACACCGCGCTCAAGGCGGGCTACCACGGCGGGGCGACCCTCGCCGAGTTCACCATCCCCCTCCTCGCCCTCCTTCCCTTCGGCGCCGAGCCGCCGATCGGATGGCGGGAGCTTGGCGACCCGACACCCTCCTGGTGGACGGAGGACGCCGAGGGCGGTGGCGTCGTCGAGGCCGGTGCCAAGAACGAAGCGGGCACAGGTGGCGTGCCCGAAGCCGCCGTGGCGAGCCCGCGCCGCAAGCAGAACAGGAAGGCTGCCCCGCCCGCGCCCGAGGGCGCCATCAGCCTGTTCGGCGAAGAGGAGGTGGCACCCCCCGTAGCGCAGGAACCCGCCGAGCCAGCGGCCGAGCCCGAGACCGCACCCACCTCCAACCAGTCCGAAGACCCTGCTGTTGCCCTGGTCGAGCGGCTCATGGCGACCGAGCTGTACCAGGCACAGCTGGACCTGCTCGCCCGTAAGCCACGCGACAAGACCGTCCTCCCGAGGGGACTGGTCGCGCTTGTCGAGGCCGGCACCCTGCCGATGACCGCTCTTGCCGAGCGAGCGGGCCAGCCCGCCACGCGTGCACCCGGTTTCGCAGCGACCCTCGCCCAGCTCCTCAATTACGACGGTGCCCAGATCCTGGAGATCCTTCCTGACAACCGCACCCTGCGCCTGCACCGTGCCCAGCTGATCGAGCAGTTCGGGCTGTGA
- the brxD gene encoding BREX system ATP-binding protein BrxD — translation MNAFGSSASGAAAPVGVVRRRAVVDALRRGAVPESGLDLLATGLGRFEGAIDEELDAVAGGGSVFKAVRGEYGSGKTFFTRWLGERAKRRTFAVAEVQVSETETPLHKLETVYRRLTERLTTVSFPPSALRPVVDAWFYALEEDALADGASETELPQAVDRLLTARLAEVSRHAPAFATALRGYKQSLDAGDEATAAAVMAWLGGQPHVAAAARRSAGVRGDLDHFGAFGFLQGLLTVLRDAGHAGLVLVLDEVETLQRVRSDARDKALNALRQLIDEVHSGRFPGLYLIITGTPAFYDGQQGVQRLAPLAQRLATDFTTDPRFDNPRAVQIRLPGFTEQSLTGLGATIRDLYADGSQSPDRIKQLADDAYLTDLARAVGGALGGKVGVAPRLYLKKLVGDVLDRIDQFPDFDPRTHYKLTVSSGDLTATERNFAAPTPATSADDLDLEL, via the coding sequence GTGAACGCGTTTGGATCTTCAGCATCAGGGGCTGCCGCCCCGGTCGGCGTCGTGCGACGTCGCGCCGTCGTGGATGCGCTGCGGCGCGGCGCCGTCCCCGAAAGCGGCCTCGACCTGCTCGCGACCGGCCTGGGCCGCTTCGAAGGGGCAATCGACGAGGAACTGGACGCCGTCGCCGGCGGCGGCTCGGTATTCAAGGCCGTGCGTGGCGAGTACGGATCCGGCAAGACCTTCTTCACCCGCTGGCTCGGCGAACGCGCCAAACGACGCACCTTCGCCGTGGCCGAAGTACAGGTGTCGGAGACCGAGACCCCCCTGCACAAGCTGGAGACCGTCTACCGGCGGCTCACCGAACGCCTGACCACCGTGAGCTTCCCGCCGAGCGCACTGCGGCCGGTCGTCGACGCGTGGTTCTACGCGCTGGAGGAGGACGCACTCGCCGACGGCGCGAGCGAGACCGAGCTGCCGCAGGCCGTGGACCGGCTTCTCACTGCCCGGCTTGCCGAGGTCTCCCGGCATGCCCCCGCCTTCGCCACCGCCCTACGTGGATACAAGCAGTCCCTGGACGCCGGAGACGAGGCCACCGCCGCCGCGGTCATGGCCTGGCTCGGCGGCCAGCCACACGTCGCCGCAGCCGCCCGGCGCAGCGCAGGTGTCCGCGGCGACCTGGACCACTTCGGAGCCTTCGGCTTCTTGCAGGGCCTCCTCACCGTGCTCCGGGACGCCGGGCACGCCGGACTCGTCCTCGTGCTGGACGAGGTGGAGACCCTCCAGCGGGTTCGTTCCGACGCACGCGACAAGGCACTCAACGCGCTGCGACAGCTCATCGACGAGGTTCACTCCGGCCGCTTCCCTGGCCTCTACCTCATCATCACCGGGACGCCCGCCTTCTACGACGGACAGCAGGGTGTACAGCGACTCGCACCACTCGCCCAGCGCCTCGCCACCGACTTCACCACCGACCCCCGCTTCGACAACCCACGGGCCGTCCAGATCCGGCTGCCCGGATTCACCGAGCAGTCACTGACCGGCCTGGGCGCCACCATCCGCGACCTATACGCGGACGGCTCCCAGTCCCCGGACCGGATCAAGCAGCTCGCCGACGACGCGTACCTCACCGACCTGGCACGGGCCGTGGGCGGCGCTCTTGGCGGAAAGGTCGGGGTAGCGCCACGGCTGTACCTGAAGAAACTGGTCGGAGATGTGCTCGACCGGATCGACCAGTTCCCCGACTTCGACCCGCGCACGCACTACAAGCTCACGGTCTCCAGCGGCGACCTCACCGCCACAGAACGGAACTTCGCCGCGCCCACTCCGGCCACCTCCGCGGACGACCTCGACCTCGAGCTCTGA
- a CDS encoding DEAD/DEAH box helicase, with amino-acid sequence MQDQPRATDPVERLDPVVLHHIVNTLGWPDLRPLQKAAVHPLMDGEDAILLAPTAGGKTEAATFPMLSAMREKHWTGTSVLYLAPLKALLNNLVHRVDSYAQWLGRRAALWHGDTPESVRRRIRTESPDFLLTTPESLEAMLISVKTDHMHMLSRVRAVVVDEVHAFAGDDRGWHLLAVLERLERLAGQRIQRIGLSATVGNPDTLLTWLQGASPADRPGRVVAPGVTLPGSGTSAADAEDLPRPAGEVELDYVGSLANAAKVIAALHKGEKRLVFCDSRRQVEELGAALRARDVTVFLSHASLSTDERARSEQAFAEARDCVIVSTSTLELGIDVGDLDRVIQIDSPSTVASFLQRIGRTGRRSGTSRNCLFLATRPDAFLQAAGLLTLWSRGWVEPVTPPPSPRHLVAQQILAVTLQEHRLGDRLWPEQWNGLAPFDRSAAPLVSHLVEGGFLDSDGGMLFIGTEAEKHFGRRHFMELTASFTAPPEFTVLAGRKEIGTTDPTVLTEERPGPRRLLLAGRSWQVTFIDWARRRAFVEPVEDGGIAKWQGSEARGLSYALTRAMRDVLLGTDPDVRLTRRATATLAELRMDRAPHEVHPAGTLLVRNADATRWWTWAGYRANATLAASLGNLADPVQRPTDTHVRLRQDLAPDDWKIVRAELPDSLTLPSVDPRAVRGLKFSVALPPRLASTTLAERLVDLDSALAAAREPVRLEWGG; translated from the coding sequence GTGCAGGATCAGCCGCGCGCCACCGACCCGGTGGAACGTCTCGACCCGGTAGTCCTGCACCACATCGTCAACACGCTCGGATGGCCGGACCTGCGCCCCCTGCAGAAGGCGGCCGTGCACCCGCTGATGGACGGCGAGGACGCGATCCTGCTCGCCCCGACCGCCGGTGGAAAGACGGAGGCGGCCACCTTCCCGATGCTGTCCGCGATGCGGGAGAAGCACTGGACCGGCACCTCCGTCCTCTACCTGGCCCCCCTCAAGGCACTCCTGAACAACCTGGTGCACCGGGTCGACAGCTACGCCCAATGGCTGGGCCGTCGAGCCGCGCTCTGGCACGGCGACACCCCCGAGTCCGTACGCCGCCGCATCCGCACCGAGTCCCCCGACTTCCTGCTGACGACGCCCGAGTCCCTCGAGGCGATGCTCATCAGCGTCAAGACTGACCACATGCACATGCTGAGCCGAGTACGCGCCGTCGTCGTCGACGAGGTGCACGCCTTCGCAGGGGACGACCGTGGTTGGCACCTGCTCGCCGTACTCGAACGACTGGAGCGACTGGCCGGCCAACGGATCCAGCGCATCGGCCTCTCCGCCACCGTCGGCAACCCCGACACTCTGCTCACCTGGCTCCAGGGCGCCAGCCCCGCCGACCGCCCCGGCCGAGTCGTCGCACCCGGAGTGACCCTGCCGGGCAGCGGGACCTCAGCAGCCGACGCCGAAGATCTCCCGCGTCCCGCAGGAGAGGTGGAACTCGACTACGTCGGATCCCTCGCCAACGCTGCCAAAGTAATTGCCGCCCTGCACAAGGGCGAAAAACGGCTCGTCTTCTGCGACTCCCGCAGGCAGGTTGAAGAGCTCGGCGCGGCACTACGAGCCCGAGACGTCACCGTGTTCCTCTCTCACGCCTCCCTCTCCACCGACGAACGTGCCCGCTCGGAGCAGGCATTCGCCGAAGCACGCGACTGCGTCATCGTCTCCACCTCAACCCTCGAACTCGGCATCGACGTCGGCGACCTCGACCGCGTCATCCAGATCGACTCACCCAGCACGGTGGCCTCCTTCCTGCAACGCATCGGCCGTACGGGACGCCGCAGCGGCACCTCCCGCAACTGTCTGTTCCTCGCCACCCGGCCCGACGCCTTCCTCCAAGCCGCCGGCCTGCTCACCCTGTGGTCCCGAGGTTGGGTCGAACCCGTCACCCCGCCTCCCTCACCCCGTCACCTCGTCGCACAGCAAATCCTCGCTGTCACCCTGCAGGAACACCGTCTCGGCGACCGCCTGTGGCCCGAGCAATGGAACGGTCTGGCTCCCTTCGACCGCTCCGCCGCACCCCTCGTGTCCCACCTCGTCGAAGGCGGCTTCCTCGACAGCGACGGAGGCATGCTGTTCATCGGCACCGAAGCAGAGAAGCACTTCGGCCGACGTCACTTCATGGAGCTGACCGCTTCCTTCACAGCACCGCCCGAGTTCACCGTGCTAGCCGGACGCAAGGAGATCGGGACCACCGACCCCACCGTCCTCACAGAGGAACGCCCAGGCCCGCGACGCCTACTCCTGGCCGGCCGCAGCTGGCAGGTCACCTTCATCGACTGGGCTCGACGTCGCGCCTTCGTCGAACCCGTCGAAGACGGAGGCATCGCCAAATGGCAGGGAAGCGAAGCCCGCGGCCTCTCCTACGCCCTCACCCGCGCCATGCGCGACGTCCTCCTCGGCACAGACCCCGACGTCCGCCTCACCCGCCGCGCGACTGCCACGCTTGCCGAACTCCGCATGGACCGAGCACCCCACGAAGTACACCCGGCGGGCACCCTCCTGGTCCGCAATGCCGATGCCACCCGCTGGTGGACCTGGGCCGGCTACCGCGCCAACGCAACGCTCGCAGCCTCCCTCGGCAACCTCGCCGACCCCGTTCAGCGTCCCACCGACACTCATGTCCGTCTTCGCCAGGACCTCGCCCCTGACGACTGGAAGATCGTTCGCGCTGAACTCCCCGACTCCCTCACCCTGCCCAGCGTCGACCCGCGCGCCGTCCGCGGCCTCAAATTCTCCGTCGCCCTCCCGCCCCGACTTGCCAGCACCACCCTCGCCGAGCGCCTTGTTGACCTCGACAGCGCCCTGGCCGCCGCCCGCGAGCCCGTGCGACTGGAATGGGGCGGCTGA
- a CDS encoding endonuclease domain-containing protein, which produces MYDAVFLNPEPACHRWKSPTDLDPKSPSLGKLISWQRDRCAMCGRSATGCVVDHDHATGLVRGLLCSACNTTEGRKEGTRRGTVRLLPPPAAHGDHRCDTSVPPRGSCVLIPMRSLPRLPEHSLRLVSWGQRPHSA; this is translated from the coding sequence ATGTATGACGCTGTGTTCCTGAACCCCGAACCGGCATGCCACCGCTGGAAGTCACCGACAGATCTGGACCCGAAATCGCCGTCGCTGGGGAAGCTGATCTCGTGGCAGCGTGACCGATGTGCGATGTGCGGGAGATCCGCCACTGGGTGCGTGGTGGACCATGACCACGCCACTGGGCTTGTGCGGGGACTGCTGTGCTCCGCCTGCAACACGACGGAAGGAAGGAAGGAAGGGACCCGAAGAGGAACCGTTCGCCTCCTACCGCCGCCTGCCGCCCACGGCGATCATCGGTGTGACACTTCCGTACCGCCCAGGGGATCGTGCGTACTCATACCGATGCGATCGTTACCTCGGCTACCTGAGCATTCCCTCCGCCTGGTGTCCTGGGGTCAACGACCTCATTCTGCTTGA
- a CDS encoding NUDIX hydrolase, which produces MTQQNTAERPGIAAAIVVHEGRVLMVRRRVSEGQLSWQFPAGEVEPGEAREDAAVRETHEETGLDVAAMKLLGERVHPKTGRLMSYTACEVLGGTAHVADTEELAELAWVAHGEIPQYVPYGLFGPVQDYLDAALTG; this is translated from the coding sequence GTGACGCAGCAGAACACGGCGGAGCGACCTGGCATCGCCGCGGCCATCGTCGTCCACGAGGGGCGGGTGCTCATGGTGCGTCGCCGGGTCAGCGAGGGACAGCTCTCCTGGCAGTTCCCGGCCGGTGAGGTCGAGCCTGGCGAGGCGCGCGAAGACGCCGCCGTGCGGGAGACCCACGAGGAGACCGGCCTGGACGTGGCCGCCATGAAGCTGCTCGGCGAGCGTGTCCACCCGAAGACGGGCCGGCTGATGTCGTACACCGCTTGTGAGGTGTTGGGCGGCACTGCCCACGTCGCGGACACCGAGGAGCTGGCCGAGCTCGCTTGGGTCGCCCATGGGGAGATCCCGCAGTATGTGCCGTACGGACTGTTCGGGCCAGTGCAGGACTACCTCGACGCAGCACTGACTGGCTGA
- a CDS encoding DUF6087 family protein: protein MIEDEPFGEWAERWLRRRAQRVGEMDAVPLTRGPRRAAHVNPDKPRVIVRWDGYQWQPVTITDDYAAAQRHLNPSPQTDPAPPVETPMPKPAGRHRKPPAGSG, encoded by the coding sequence ATGATTGAGGACGAGCCCTTCGGCGAGTGGGCTGAGCGGTGGCTTAGACGCCGGGCCCAGCGCGTGGGTGAGATGGACGCGGTTCCTCTCACCCGGGGCCCGAGGCGTGCCGCCCACGTCAACCCGGACAAGCCGAGGGTGATCGTGAGATGGGACGGCTACCAGTGGCAGCCCGTCACGATCACGGACGACTACGCGGCGGCGCAGCGTCACCTGAACCCTTCTCCGCAGACCGATCCTGCTCCTCCTGTCGAGACTCCGATGCCGAAGCCGGCTGGTCGCCACCGGAAGCCACCCGCCGGCTCAGGCTGA
- a CDS encoding SDR family oxidoreductase → MTALIIGGSGFLGTELLRQAHLKGRSTAATFHSRPGDPAVTTWHQLDIRDPVRIEALLNTVAPQTVLDVTSGESDWTVTADGSIHVAMATAKLGIGLVHVSSDAVFSGIGRAQYDEYCTPDPLTPYGAAKAAAETAVRLLCPDAAVVRTSLIIGHGQSEHERMVHALAAGTRKGALFTDDVRCPVYVADLAAALWELVESNAAGIFHVAGADALSRYAMGVLIARRDGIDPALLPAGRRADSHLPGALDVRLDSCATQQRLNARLRGAREFLGTS, encoded by the coding sequence ATGACTGCTTTGATCATCGGCGGCAGCGGGTTCTTAGGGACGGAGCTGCTACGTCAGGCCCACCTGAAGGGCCGGAGCACGGCCGCGACATTTCACTCACGCCCCGGCGACCCTGCTGTCACTACCTGGCACCAGCTCGACATCCGCGACCCTGTACGCATCGAGGCACTGCTGAACACGGTGGCCCCACAGACGGTGCTCGATGTGACGAGCGGCGAGTCCGACTGGACAGTCACCGCGGACGGCTCAATCCATGTCGCCATGGCCACCGCGAAGCTGGGCATCGGCCTGGTGCACGTCTCGAGCGACGCAGTGTTTTCCGGCATCGGCCGCGCCCAATACGACGAGTACTGCACCCCGGACCCACTCACACCCTATGGGGCCGCGAAGGCTGCCGCCGAAACGGCTGTCCGGCTCCTCTGCCCGGATGCGGCGGTCGTCCGCACCTCACTGATCATCGGACACGGACAGTCCGAACACGAACGCATGGTGCACGCGCTGGCAGCCGGGACACGGAAGGGTGCGCTCTTCACCGATGACGTGCGCTGCCCTGTGTACGTCGCTGACCTGGCAGCCGCCCTCTGGGAGCTCGTGGAGTCCAACGCCGCTGGCATCTTCCACGTGGCCGGCGCGGATGCCCTCAGCCGCTACGCCATGGGCGTGCTCATCGCCCGACGCGACGGGATAGACCCCGCACTGCTGCCTGCTGGCCGTCGGGCGGACAGCCACCTGCCCGGCGCCCTCGACGTGCGTCTCGACAGCTGCGCCACTCAACAGCGGCTGAACGCCCGGCTGCGCGGAGCACGAGAGTTCCTGGGGACGAGCTGA
- a CDS encoding aldo/keto reductase, with protein sequence MRTTDGDVILGLYRSGHARDVLEEAAELGVARLDTASNYFGHRSHEVLNALAGDLLPRFSVSTKVGYFPGEHSLDPARLHAAVQRAAKDLGRVPDTVLLHNPEHSRPDAETLTRACAVLTDATRAGLCRGWGISTWDPRPLVDLDAPRPDVLMVRTGLLVGVDILEAAEDLVTRWRPSQVWGMSPFGGSTTEAVWEKFDPRIFLRDSTSATRIQAAFRSAYGLPQVDAIAVGTNNVDHLRELVAALAYEVNDQVISEYKRLLQDRRQAV encoded by the coding sequence GTGCGAACCACTGACGGAGATGTCATCCTCGGGCTATACCGGTCTGGTCACGCCCGTGACGTACTCGAAGAAGCCGCCGAACTGGGCGTAGCTCGCCTGGACACCGCCTCGAACTACTTCGGACATCGCTCACATGAGGTGCTGAACGCGCTGGCTGGCGACCTCTTGCCGAGGTTCTCCGTCTCCACCAAGGTCGGATATTTCCCCGGGGAGCACTCCCTCGACCCTGCCCGGCTGCACGCCGCAGTCCAGCGGGCCGCAAAAGACCTGGGCCGGGTGCCGGACACCGTACTCCTCCACAACCCTGAGCACTCCCGCCCGGACGCCGAGACGCTCACGCGCGCGTGCGCGGTCTTGACCGACGCCACGAGGGCGGGACTATGCAGGGGATGGGGCATATCGACCTGGGACCCACGCCCACTCGTGGACCTCGATGCGCCCCGTCCTGACGTCCTCATGGTCCGGACAGGGCTACTGGTCGGCGTCGACATCCTCGAAGCAGCCGAGGACCTGGTGACGCGGTGGCGTCCATCGCAGGTGTGGGGAATGAGCCCTTTCGGCGGTAGCACGACCGAGGCAGTGTGGGAGAAGTTCGACCCACGGATTTTCCTTCGGGACTCTACTTCGGCCACACGGATCCAGGCGGCGTTCCGCTCCGCCTACGGCCTACCCCAAGTCGACGCGATCGCGGTCGGCACGAACAACGTCGACCACCTGCGGGAACTGGTCGCCGCACTGGCCTACGAGGTCAACGACCAGGTGATTTCGGAGTACAAGCGACTCCTTCAGGACCGCCGTCAGGCCGTCTGA
- a CDS encoding JmjC domain-containing protein, with product MEHRLVTHIEKALGWDGPGSVGAAFARGRLTDPELPARLLTPHKLLDLIKRRHLANPQLRCYAEGDEIHPSTFLSTNVNRRRQAVSQADMAALGRILNDNGTVVLDHVDFFDPTLEVACRALGWWSGELTSANAYLAVGDTDGFHLHWDDHEVIAVQLSGEKSWEVRGPSRPAPMYRDAERNRTPSEEVLWKGTMRAGDVMHIPRGFWHTATRLGSGSDGHSLHVTFGFTKRSGVTWANFLSDAARADETFRRDLEGTEGTAHKALADKLSTLAAAYSPERYLDELRSSTPPARHLPYVAAFGRPEGVAAATEFAPSLVRSGDTVQVFGGGKRLTFHERAEPGLRALLSGHPVYLDGAAEDTLALAELLIAEGLCEPLTEMSSSGYTGLVTPVTYSKKPPNWA from the coding sequence TTGGAGCACCGGCTCGTCACTCACATCGAGAAGGCTCTCGGCTGGGACGGGCCGGGTTCCGTAGGGGCCGCGTTCGCGCGCGGCCGTCTCACGGACCCGGAGCTGCCCGCTCGGCTGTTGACGCCGCACAAGCTGCTGGACCTGATCAAGCGCCGCCACCTGGCCAATCCGCAGCTGCGTTGCTATGCCGAGGGCGATGAAATACACCCGTCCACGTTCCTGTCCACCAACGTCAACCGGCGAAGGCAGGCTGTGAGTCAGGCCGACATGGCGGCCCTCGGGCGGATCCTCAACGACAACGGCACCGTGGTCTTGGACCACGTGGACTTCTTCGACCCGACACTGGAAGTCGCCTGCCGGGCCCTCGGCTGGTGGTCGGGCGAACTGACCTCCGCTAACGCCTACCTCGCGGTCGGCGACACCGACGGATTCCACCTTCACTGGGATGACCACGAGGTCATCGCCGTGCAACTCTCCGGCGAGAAATCGTGGGAGGTACGCGGCCCGTCCCGGCCGGCACCGATGTACCGCGACGCCGAACGCAACCGCACGCCCTCCGAGGAAGTGCTGTGGAAGGGCACGATGCGGGCCGGCGACGTCATGCACATCCCTCGCGGCTTCTGGCACACCGCCACCCGACTCGGCTCCGGCAGCGACGGCCACTCGTTGCACGTGACGTTCGGGTTCACCAAACGGAGCGGCGTCACGTGGGCCAACTTCCTGTCTGACGCCGCCCGCGCGGATGAGACGTTCCGCCGCGACCTGGAGGGCACCGAAGGAACCGCCCACAAGGCGCTGGCGGACAAGCTCAGCACTCTGGCCGCCGCCTACAGCCCCGAGCGGTACCTGGACGAACTCCGCTCCAGCACCCCACCCGCACGCCATCTGCCCTATGTGGCCGCCTTCGGTCGGCCGGAGGGGGTTGCCGCCGCCACCGAGTTCGCCCCCTCCCTCGTCCGCTCCGGCGACACGGTCCAAGTCTTCGGTGGGGGAAAGCGGCTGACCTTCCACGAGCGCGCGGAGCCGGGCCTACGTGCACTCCTGTCGGGTCACCCGGTCTACCTCGACGGCGCCGCCGAGGACACCCTGGCCCTGGCCGAACTGCTCATCGCGGAGGGGCTGTGCGAACCACTGACGGAGATGTCATCCTCGGGCTATACCGGTCTGGTCACGCCCGTGACGTACTCGAAGAAGCCGCCGAACTGGGCGTAG